A portion of the Rissa tridactyla isolate bRisTri1 chromosome 19, bRisTri1.patW.cur.20221130, whole genome shotgun sequence genome contains these proteins:
- the MRPL45 gene encoding 39S ribosomal protein L45, mitochondrial: MAAAMKAGLGRLGLRVCWQTAESILRPAGGAPACLVVPVRTKKKYSVPEWARELSPEEREKRLKSLGTIFPDDRIERTFYLACTADIIDPYIPPEGDARLTSLSKDGLKQKMEKLKQTATSQLALRKVKDHDPDFSTKTFPEKAQEIFIEAHNCLANFNKQKLHSLVTERCYPEMVRGNRYRTIRWSFVESLEPPRVVHVRCDSIVNRGNLYGQVTVRMHTRQTLAIYDRFGRLMYGGEEVPKDVLEYVVFERYLVNPYGTWRMHGKIVPEWAPPKEPIVKTVMIPGPTLDPSQEYEEMK; the protein is encoded by the exons ATGGCGGCCGCCATGAAGGCGGGCCTGGGCCGGCTGGGCCTGAGGGTGTGCTGGCAG ACTGCGGAGTCCATACTCCGGCCTGCTGGAGGGGCTCCGGCCTGTCTTGTTGTCCCAGTGAGAACGAAGAAGAAATATTCTGTCCCCGAATGGGCCAGAGAACTGTCCCctgaagagagggagaagagactcaAGTCTTTAGGCACAATATTTCCTGATGACCGTATAGAACGGACCTTCTACTTGGCCTGCACAG CTGATATTATAGACCCGTACATCCCTCCTGAGGGCGATGCCCGCTTGACTTCCCTGTCCAAAGATGGGCTGAAGCAAAAGATGGAGAAGCTGAAGCAGACTGCCACCTCCCAGCTAGC tCTGCGGAAGGTGAAAGATCATGACCCGGATTTCAGCACTAAAACGTTCCCAGAAAAGGCGCAGGAGATATTTATCGAAGCTCACAATTGCCTGGCAAA TTTCAACAAGCAGAAACTTCACTCCCTGGTGACAGAGCGCTGCTACCCG gaaaTGGTGCGTGGGAACAGGTACAGGACCATCCGGTGGAGTTTTGTGGAGTCGCTGGAGCCTCCAAGAGTGGTTCACGTTCGATGTGACAGCATTGTGAACCGAGGCAACCTGTATGGCCAGGTGACGGTGCGGATGCACACGCGACAG ACTCTGGCAATCTATGACCGCTTTGGGCGGCTGATGTATGGAGGAGAGGAGGTGCCCAAGGACGTTTTGGAGTATGTCGTATTTGAGAGGTACTTGGTCAACCCATATGGCACGTGGAGGATGCACGGCAAGATCGTTCCGGAATGGGCTCCGCCGAAGGAGCCCATTGTTAAG ACTGTGATGATTCCTGGCCCAACCTTGGATCCCTCACAAGAGTACGAAGAAATGAAGTAG